In Danaus plexippus chromosome 9 unlocalized genomic scaffold, MEX_DaPlex mxdp_26, whole genome shotgun sequence, the following proteins share a genomic window:
- the LOC116767501 gene encoding cilia- and flagella-associated protein 299-like, translating into MAMAEKKNEYPPGVEADRRLLQFETWEDYLDSLIEIADLRNLRSVDSARTIAALGYRANGDTLTEKEFYARRKVIHNIVFPVSKPYVLVSEGANVEDPFNRELAVRERANRVGILQSVIFIRHFTKGGFEISGYIDYAHRLISEDWAPFFRSNKMLWPRDNDLGYYHWRHGTVRSNISRNYKPVMDPERGLLFQNRHDHKIICPDPQQEPGQNTSKQRIYSPRYTQIEIYDHVVRRKS; encoded by the exons ATGGCGATGGCGGAGAAGAAAAACGAGTACCCGCCGGGCGTGGAGGCGGACAGGCGGTTGCTGCAATTTGAAACTTGGGAGGATTATTTAGACTCACTTATAGAGATTGCTGATCTGCGTAATCTCAGAAGTGTTGATTCTGCACGCACCATTGCTGCTCTTGGTTATAG AGCCAACGGTGATACGCTTACGGAGAAGGAATTCTACGCTCGTCGAAAAGTCATACACAATATTGTATTTCCGGTGTCCAAACCCTACGTGTTAGTAAGTGAGGGTGCGAACGTTGAAGATCCATTTAATAGAGAGCTGGCTGTAAGAGAACGAGCAAACAGAGTCGGAATATTACAG TCCGTGATTTTCATTCGTCACTTCACTAAAGGCGGTTTCGAAATATCCGGATACATTGATTACGCTCATCGGCTTATTTCAGAGGATTGGGCGCCATTTTTCAGGTCAAATAAAATGCTTTGGCCAAGGGATAACGATTTAGGTTACTATCACTGGAGACATGGAACAGTACGGAGCAATATCAGCAGGAATTACAag ccCGTAATGGACCCCGAACGGGGTCTGTTATTTCAAAACCGTCATGACCACAAGATCATCTGCCCCGACCCTCAGCAAGAACCGGGACAGAATACTAGTAAACAAAGGATCTACTCACCAAGGTACACTCAGATAGAGATTTATGATCACGTCGTAAGAAGAAAGAGTTGA
- the LOC116767515 gene encoding nitric oxide synthase-like, producing the protein METNYELHKMAVTNRVNGYCPFSGSIVDGQKNGKPNLKLKVPQPIRLKNHLIGEENFDNLHSHIEEMCSFNTKCSERVCQNSVMDIPNRGDTPRTTEEVFKEAQAFLRQYFSSIRRENSEAHLKRIQEVERELNDTGTYQLKTPELVFGAKLAWRNASRCIGRIQWKKLQIFDCRAVTTASGMFESLCNHIKYATNKGNIRSAITIFPQRTDGKHDYRIWNPQLISYAGYIEPDGTILGDPARVEFTEICVKLGWKPPRTAWDILPLVLSADGKDPVYFDIPRDIIMEVKMEHPKYDWFQDLGLQWYALPAVSNMRLDCGGLEFTGTAFNGWYMGTEIGCRNFADSNRLNIIESVANRMGLDTNSYVSLWKDKALVEINIAVLHSFHRDNVSIVDHHSASEQFIKHLDNENKSRGGCPSDWIWIVPPMSSSLTSVFHQEMALYFLRPSYDYQEPAWKTHQWINSEDNKPRHRKFHFKQIARAVKFTSKLFGQALSKRIKATILYATETGKSEQYAKELGTIFGYAFNAQVHCMSDYDVFSIEHETLLLIVTSTFGNGEPPANGEGFAKHLFQMLYNEKQYGDQTDSASVTKVPTPKTLMRTNSVMVPNIEYKKQISRMESSKNTNGNDFKRQLSRLESNKSSVTGTSTSESIGPLSNVCFAVFALGSSVYPKYCNFGKSIDRVLEDLGGERLMELTCGDEMSGQEQQFRSWSSSIFHVACESFCLEENDMVKDAKKSFGMLRLSEETVRFGKADKKPDVETALTDSYKKYIISCKVKENKNLGEITDDRVTVFVDMESDTELKYDPGDHVGIMPCNRREIVDSVLERLKGIDNCDKTVQLQVMKETLTPTGRVRTWEKHERIPTVTIRELYTRFLDITTPPSTKVLKYLASACSDQNEAEYLTELIEDSNKYDDWRHHYCPHLAEVFGQVPSCRPQASLLAALLPPLQPRFYSISSSPLVNPKRIQVTVAVVMFKTQNGLGPTHYGVCSTYLQGLKPDDTVYAFIRRAPSFHMPQDISAPLILVGPGSGIAPFRGFWQHRKCQIDMTNNKKHGSICLLFGCRYRGMDLYRDEKEQAVADGILTKSLLALSREDNVSKKHVQALLEDEGAYITRMLVEEGGHFYVCGDCKMAEEVQCKLKKVLEHHGHLTEDEANDFILYLMDENRYHEDIFGITLRTSIVHKASRETAKRTRLASSLSLT; encoded by the exons aacACTAAATGTTCCGAAAGAGTGTGTCAAAATAGTGTAATGGATATTCCAAACAGAGGCGACACTCCGCGGACCACAGAAGAGGTGTTCAAAGAAGCTCAAGCATTTCTCAGACAATATTTCTCCTCGATACGAAG agAAAATTCGGAGGCACATCTTAAAAGAATACAAGAGGTTGAAAGAGAGTTAAATGATACTGGCACATACCAATTGAAAACACCTGAATTAGTTTTCGGAGCGAAACTAGCGTGGAGGAACGCGTCTCGATGTATAGGACGTATACAGTGGAAAAAGCTACAG ATATTCGACTGCCGAGCTGTTACAACGGCGAGTGGCATGTTTGAATCGCTTTGCAATCACATTAAATATGCCACGAATAAAGGAAACATAAG ATCAGCAATAACAATATTCCCTCAACGAACAGACGGGAAACATGACTATAGAATTTGGAACCCACAGCTCATCAGCTACGCTGGTTACATAGAACCAGACGGCACTATTCTCGGTGACCCAGCCCGGGTAGAATTCACAGAG ATTTGTGTAAAACTTGGCTGGAAACCACCTCGAACAGCGTGGGACATACTTCCATTGGTTCTCTCTGCTGATGGCAAGGATCCTGTTTACTTCGATATTCCCCGTGACATAATTATGGAAGTTAAAATGGAGCACCCTAA GTACGACTGGTTTCAAGATTTGGGTCTTCAGTGGTATGCATTGCCAGCAGTATCTAACATGAGACTGGACTGCGGCGGGCTGGAATTCACAGGAACGGCGTTCAACGGCTGGTACATGGGCACAGAAATTGGATGTCGTAACTTCGCTGACTCTAACAGACTAAATATTATAGAG AGCGTGGCCAATAGAATGGGCTTGGATACAAATTCATATGTCTCTTTATGGAAAGATAAAGCActtgttgaaattaatatagcaGTGTTGCATAGCTTTCACAGAGATAACGTATCGATAGTGGACCACCATTCAGCTTCcgaacaatttataaaacatttagataatgaaaataaaagccG AGGTGGTTGTCCATCAGATTGGATATGGATAGTCCCTCCGATGTCTTCTTCATTGACATCTGTATTTCATCAAGAAATGGCTTTATACTTCTTGAGACCGTCCTACGACTATCAA GAACCCGCTTGGAAGACTCATCAATGGATCAATTCTGAAGATAATAAACCACGACATAGAAAGTTTCACTTTAAGCAAATCGCTCGAGCAGTCAAGTTTACTTCGAAACTTTTTGGTCAAGCACTGTCTAAGAGAATCAAAGCAACTATACTCTATGCTACAGAAACCGGGAAATCTGAACAGTATGCCAAAGAATTAGGAACAATTTTCGGCTACGCGTTTAATGCCCAG GTCCACTGTATGTCTGACTACGATGTCTTTTCAATAGAACACGAAACTCTCTTGTTGATCGTCACATCAACTTTTGGTAACGGAGAACCTCCCGCGAATGGCGAG GGCTTTgccaaacatttatttcaaatgttgtACAACGAAAAACAATATGGAGATCAAACAGACAGCGCTag CGTCACTAAAGTACCAACACCAAAAACTTTAATGCGGACAAATAGTGTAATGGTACCAAATATAGAATACAAGAAACAAATATCTCGCATGGAATCATCTAAAAACACAAACGGAAACGATTTCAAAAGGCAATTATCACGATTGGAGTCCAACAAAA GCAGTGTAACAGGAACATCGACCTCGGAAAGTATCGGGCCATTAAGCAATGTTTGTTTCGCTGTCTTTGCTTTGGGTTCGAGTGTGTATCCAAAATACTGCAATTTTGGAAAAAGTATAGACAGAGTCCTAGAAGACTTGGGCGGAGAGAGGCTCATGGAACTAACTTGTGGTGATGAAATGAGTGGTCAAGAGCAGCAATTCCGATCGTGGTCTTCAAGTATATTTCat GTTGCTTGTGAATCTTTTTGTTTGGAAGAGAACGATATGGTAAAGGATGCCAAAAAATCCTTCGGTATGTTGAGATTAAGCGAAGAAACAGTTAGATTCGGCAAAGCCGACAAAAAACCGGACGTGGAGACCGCTCTCACTgacagttataaaaaatatattatttcctgtaaagtaaaagaaaacaaaaatttgggAGAAATCACAGATGACCGCGTTACAGTGTTTGTTGATATGGAATCAGAC ACTGAGTTGAAATATGACCCCGGAGATCATGTTGGTATCATGCCTTGCAATCGAAGAGAGATTGTAGATTCAGTTTTAGAAAGATTAAAAGGAATAGACAATTGTGATAAGACTGTTCAGCTCCAGGTTATGAAGGAAACGTTAACACCAACAG gCAGAGTTAGAACTTGGGAGAAACATGAGCGCATACCCACAGTAACCATACGTGAATTATACACGCGTTTTCTCGACATCACAACTCCTCCATCAACCaaagtattgaaatatttagcaTCAGCGTGCAGTGATCAAAACGAGGCAGAATATTTAACAGAACTTATTgag GATTCAAATAAATACGACGATTGGAGACATCACTATTGCCCACATTTAGCTGAAGTATTTGGACAAGTGCCTTCTTGCAGGCCTCAAGCATCGCTTCTGGCAGCCTTGTTACCACCTCTACAACCTcgattttattctatttcttCTTCACCACTGGTCAATCCAAAGAGAATTCAAGTCACAGTTGCTgttgttatgtttaaaacacaga ATGGACTGGGACCAACACACTACGGTGTCTGTTCTACGTATTTACAGGGCTTAAAGCCAGACGATACTGTCTACGCTTTCATACGAAG AGCACCAAGTTTTCACATGCCACAAGATATATCCGCGCCCCTCATATTAGTTGGACCTGGTTCTGGCATTGCTCCATTCAGAGGCTTTTGGCAACATAGGAAATGCCAAATCGATATGACTAATAACAAGAAACATGGCTCAATTTGCTTGCTATTCGGGTGCAGATATAGAGGGATGGATCTTTATCGGGATGAAAAAGAGCAAGCAGTAGCTGACGGAATCCTAACCAAATCATTGCTTGCTCTGTCGAGGGAAGATAACGTGAGCAAg AAACACGTTCAAGCATTACTAGAAGACGAAGGGGCTTACATCACACGTATGCTGGTGGAGGAGGGGGgtcatttttatgtttgcGGCGATTGTAAAATGGCGGAGGAGGTGCAATGCAAACTAAAGAAAGTTTTAGAACACCACGGTCATCTAACTGAAGATGAGGCCAACGACTTCATACTCTATTTAATG gACGAGAACAGATACCATGAAGACATTTTTGGTATAACATTACGCACCTCCATTGTACACAAAGCTTCAAGAGAGACAGCCAAACGAACAAGACTCGCTTCGTCGTTATCTCTGACTTGA